The genome window CAGGTCTCCGCCTACTCGTTGAAGTCGCTGGCGATGGCCGCGCTGCCGCTGCTCGCGCCGGGCAGCTCGATCGTCGGCCTGACCTTCGACGCCCGGTTCAGCTGGCCCAGCTACGACTGGATGGGCGTGGCCAAGGCCGCGCTGGAGTCCACCTCCCGCTACCTGGCCCGCGACCTCGGCGGCCACGGGGTGCGCTGCAACCTGGTGGCGGCCGGCCCGATCAAGACCAAGGCGGCCACCTCGATCCCCGGCTACGGCGGCTTCGAGGAGGTCTGGGCCGAGCGCGCCTCGATCGGCTGGGACCCGACCGACCCCGAGCCCGCCGCCCGCGGCGTGGTCGGGCTGCTGTCGGACTGGTTCCCGCGCACCACCGGCGAGGTGCTGCACGTGGACGGCGGAGTCCACGCGACCGGCTGCTGAGCCGAGACCGGCTGTTCGGCCGCCACCGGCCGCTGAGCCGACCTGTTCCATGTTCCGAGGGGGGAACCCGATATGACCAGCCCGACGACCGACCGCGCCGAGTACGCGCTGCTCGCCGACCTCCAGCCGGTGGTCGGCGAGAACCTGGACCGCCACCTGGCCGTGGCCAAGGACTGGTTCCCGCACGAGTACGTGCCGTGGAGCCAGGGCCGCGACTTCGAGGGCCCGCTGAACGGCGAGGCCTGGGTGCCGGAGGAGGCCAAGCTCTCCGAGGTGGCCCGCACCTCG of Kitasatospora viridis contains these proteins:
- the fabI gene encoding enoyl-ACP reductase FabI, translating into MGDLLLGKRILVTGVITDSSIAFDVARLAQEQGAEVVLTGFGRLSLVNRVAARLPKPAPVIELDVTDQAQLDGLAEQVREHVDGLDGVVHSVAFAPKDALGGNFLNAQWTDVATAVQVSAYSLKSLAMAALPLLAPGSSIVGLTFDARFSWPSYDWMGVAKAALESTSRYLARDLGGHGVRCNLVAAGPIKTKAATSIPGYGGFEEVWAERASIGWDPTDPEPAARGVVGLLSDWFPRTTGEVLHVDGGVHATGC